One Nocardiopsis gilva YIM 90087 genomic window, CTCCGCCACCAGGTCGGCGCCCATCGCCGCGGTCACGGTCGCCGGAACCAGATCGCCGACCTTCAGACCCTCGCCGTGCACGATCGTGCTGCCGTCCACTTCGGGCGCCTGGTGCGCGGCACGGCCCTCGTAGGTGCCGTCGTCCAGTTCGGCCTCGATGAGCACCTCCACGGTGGTTCCGACGCGCTCCTCCGAGCGCTGGGCCATGAGCTCCTCGGCGAGCCGGTTGAGGCGGTCGACGCGCTCGGCGACGACGTCGTCGGGCAGCTTGCCCTCGAAGTCGGCGGCCTCGGTGCCGTCCTCGTCGGAGTAGCCGAAGACACCGATGGCGTCGAGCCGGGCCGACTCCAGGAAGGCCACCAGCTCCTCGAAGTCCTCCTCGCTCTCGCCGGGGAACCCGACGATGAAGTTCGAGCGGGCACCGGCCTGCGGCACCGCCTTCCGGGCGGTCTCCAGCAGTTCCAGGAAGCGCTCCCGGTCGCCGAAGCGCCGCATCCGACGCAGCAGTGGGCCGCTGGCGTGCTGGAAGGAGAGGTCGAAGTAGGGCACGACGCCGGGTGTGGAGGTCAGCACGTCGATCAGGCCCGGGCGCACCTCGGCGGGCTGCAGGTAGCTGACGCGGACGCGCTCGATCCCCTCGACCGCGGCGAGGCGCGGCAGCAGCTTCTCCAGGGCCCGCAGGTCGCCCAGGTCCTTGCCGTAGGAGGTGGAGTTCTCGCTGACCAGGAAGAGTTCGCGGACGCCCTCGCCGGCCAGCCACTCGGCCTCGCGCACGATGTCGTCGGGCTGCCTGGAGATGTAGGCACCGCGGAAGGCGGGGATGGCGCAGAAGGTACAGCGGCGGTCGCAGCCGGAGGCGATCTTGAGGTTGGCCACCGGGCCGCCGGTCAGCCTCCGACGCGGGATGCGCGGCCCGGACGCGGGCGCGATGCCCTCGGGCAGCGGTTCGAACTCGGCGTGCCCGGGAACGTGGGTCTCGGCCCCAGGCCGTTCCACCGGGGAGATCGGGAGCAGCGTGCGCCGGTCGCGGGGCGAGTGCGGGGCGAGCTCGCGCCCCTCCAGGACGTCGTCGAGGCGCTCGGAGATCTCCGCGTAGTCGTCGAACCCGATGACCTCTGCCTCGGGCAGGGCCTCGGCGAGCTGGGAGCCGTAGCGCTCCGCCATGCAGCCCGCGGCGACGACCTTCGTCCCCTCCTCGGCGGAGTCGAGCAGAGCCTCGATGGAGTCCTGCTTGGCGGCCTCGATGAACCCGCAGGTGTTCACGACGACAACGTCGGCCTTCTCGTCGCTCTCGGCGTCGAGCAGGTCCCAGCCGCCGGCCGAGAGCCGCCCGGCGAGTTCTTCGGAATCAACCTCATTCCGCGCGCACCCCAGGGTGACGAGCGAAACAGTACGGCGCGATGACATGGCTTCCAAGGTTCGACAGACGATTTGAGGGTGCGGCGATCCGCCACGGCAACCAGCCTAGACGCCCTGCCGCGAACTTCGTCCACGTGGCTTCCGCGAACCCCCGTGGGCGCGGGGGTGAACTTCGGGTGCGCACGGCTGTCCGCAGCGCGCGGCCGCACGCTCCACCCGGCCCGCAGCACGGCCGGACCGGTCGACTCAGTAGCGCGTGCGCTGGGATTACGCGTCGCTGTCCGAGCGGTCGTTGCGCTTGCTCGCGAACTCCCGGTCAATGGTGATCCGGGTCACTTCCCCCTTGGTGCCCGGCACACCCCGCTGCCGACCGTTGACGTCGAGCAGGATGCCCCCCGCGTTGCCCAGGTCCAGGCGCAGCTCCTCGGGATGGGTCCACTCCCGCTGCTCGCCGGAGCGCAGGAAACCGGTGAACCTGTTCTCACCATCGCCGTCGATGACCCGGATCCAACTGCGCGCACGGGCACTGACCGTGACCTCGACCTTGTCGGGCAGCTCGCGTTCGCGCACTTCGGCGACCATCGTGGCCTGCCCCTGCTCCCGTTTCTCCGCGGTCCGCTTCGCGGCGTCCGCCCGGGACTCGGCGATGCCCGACGTATCCGACATCGACGCCTTCATGAAGCCGTCGGCGGCCTCACTCCCGCTCCATGCGTGGATCCCCGCGACGACCGCGGCGGCGGCGAGCGTCAGGGTCACCGCCGTCGACCAGTAGCGATTCGCGGCGGCGGCGAACGCCGCCGCGATCCGGGCGCGCGCCGCCGCATAGCGCTCGCCCTCGTCGGCGGAGCCGTCGCGCGGGGGCGGGGGCGGAGGCGGCTGGACGGGTCGGACGTTCTCCGGGCCGTCCTCCTCCGGGGGCACCTCGCGCGGCTCCGGCCGCGGGCGTTCGCGCTTGCTCTTGGGCCGTTCGCGCTTCCCCCGCGCCTTG contains:
- a CDS encoding helix-turn-helix domain-containing protein, with translation MTTIGRTLAAARERVGYSIDELSARTCIRETVLAAMEREDFAPCGGDFYARGHIRSVCRAIGVDHTPLIEEYDREHASREEVGMVPAIPPSDRSETTDQAVATGASEVFGRWAEAVRKARGKRERPKSKRERPRPEPREVPPEEDGPENVRPVQPPPPPPPRDGSADEGERYAAARARIAAAFAAAANRYWSTAVTLTLAAAAVVAGIHAWSGSEAADGFMKASMSDTSGIAESRADAAKRTAEKREQGQATMVAEVRERELPDKVEVTVSARARSWIRVIDGDGENRFTGFLRSGEQREWTHPEELRLDLGNAGGILLDVNGRQRGVPGTKGEVTRITIDREFASKRNDRSDSDA
- the rimO gene encoding 30S ribosomal protein S12 methylthiotransferase RimO, with translation MSSRRTVSLVTLGCARNEVDSEELAGRLSAGGWDLLDAESDEKADVVVVNTCGFIEAAKQDSIEALLDSAEEGTKVVAAGCMAERYGSQLAEALPEAEVIGFDDYAEISERLDDVLEGRELAPHSPRDRRTLLPISPVERPGAETHVPGHAEFEPLPEGIAPASGPRIPRRRLTGGPVANLKIASGCDRRCTFCAIPAFRGAYISRQPDDIVREAEWLAGEGVRELFLVSENSTSYGKDLGDLRALEKLLPRLAAVEGIERVRVSYLQPAEVRPGLIDVLTSTPGVVPYFDLSFQHASGPLLRRMRRFGDRERFLELLETARKAVPQAGARSNFIVGFPGESEEDFEELVAFLESARLDAIGVFGYSDEDGTEAADFEGKLPDDVVAERVDRLNRLAEELMAQRSEERVGTTVEVLIEAELDDGTYEGRAAHQAPEVDGSTIVHGEGLKVGDLVPATVTAAMGADLVAEAEVVAETEGRNAAADDTLDTPDTQ